A region of Pyxidicoccus parkwaysis DNA encodes the following proteins:
- a CDS encoding cytochrome P450 has product MTTPSPKKPVLPPGHHGHWLLGLNEHVKDPLGALVRAQRKHGDIAYFNTQQGPLYMLAHPDHAQRVLVDNARNYPAPDKRPSRLLGNGIFQSNGAFWLRQRRMVQPAFHRSRLVRMVEDLVLGTEALAERWEPSARSGEPLELLEQMRLLVPTLLGASLFSRGVYERDAGLQASVAFLSHKSHGSARDSLWKLALRRLGYPRSRRQQFDAATDALNASLYGLIAARRQAPSAGDDILGMLLEARDTQGEGMTDTEVRDELVSLLVGGHEATSVALTWTWYTLLSHPDVEQRVREELASVLGGRPPSSGEALQGLHYTRAVVEETLRLYPPAWQVMRRAQEDDEIAGFTVRAGSLVILPTWLLHRHASFWKDPERFQPERFLPEQKEQRHRHAWLPFGGGQRMCVGNGYTLTLILAVLATLLPRFQVRLVPGHPVTPVASNTYRPRFGLKATLHPAPAVARNDSPNLKAVSS; this is encoded by the coding sequence ATGACGACGCCTTCCCCGAAGAAACCCGTGCTGCCACCGGGCCACCATGGCCACTGGCTGCTGGGCCTCAACGAGCACGTGAAGGACCCCCTCGGCGCCCTCGTGCGCGCCCAGCGGAAGCATGGGGACATCGCCTACTTCAACACCCAGCAGGGTCCGCTCTACATGCTGGCCCATCCGGACCATGCGCAGCGCGTGCTCGTGGACAACGCGCGCAACTACCCCGCGCCGGACAAGCGGCCCAGCCGGTTGCTGGGCAATGGCATCTTCCAGAGCAACGGCGCTTTCTGGCTCCGCCAGCGGCGCATGGTGCAGCCCGCCTTCCATCGCTCGCGACTGGTCCGCATGGTGGAGGACCTGGTGCTGGGCACCGAGGCCCTGGCCGAGCGCTGGGAGCCGTCCGCGCGCAGCGGCGAGCCCTTGGAGTTGCTGGAGCAGATGCGACTGCTGGTGCCCACCCTGCTCGGCGCCTCCCTCTTCTCGCGCGGCGTGTACGAGCGCGATGCGGGGCTCCAGGCGAGCGTGGCGTTCCTCTCCCACAAGTCCCATGGCAGTGCCCGCGACTCGCTCTGGAAGCTCGCCCTGCGGCGGCTGGGGTATCCCCGCTCACGGCGCCAGCAGTTCGACGCCGCCACGGACGCACTCAACGCTTCGCTGTATGGCCTCATCGCCGCGCGCCGCCAGGCGCCCTCGGCCGGGGACGACATCCTGGGCATGCTGCTGGAGGCCCGGGACACGCAAGGCGAGGGCATGACGGACACCGAGGTCCGCGACGAGCTGGTGTCCCTGCTCGTCGGTGGACACGAGGCCACGTCTGTCGCGCTCACCTGGACCTGGTACACGCTGCTGAGCCACCCGGACGTGGAGCAGCGCGTGCGTGAGGAGCTGGCCTCGGTGCTCGGCGGCCGTCCTCCGAGCAGCGGCGAGGCGCTCCAGGGCCTGCACTACACCCGCGCGGTGGTGGAGGAGACGTTGCGCCTCTATCCGCCCGCCTGGCAGGTCATGCGCCGCGCGCAGGAGGACGACGAAATCGCCGGCTTCACCGTCCGCGCCGGCAGCCTGGTGATTCTCCCCACGTGGCTGCTGCACCGCCATGCCTCCTTCTGGAAGGACCCCGAGCGCTTCCAGCCCGAGCGCTTCCTCCCGGAGCAGAAGGAGCAGCGGCACCGCCATGCGTGGCTGCCCTTCGGCGGTGGCCAGCGGATGTGCGTCGGCAACGGCTACACGCTGACGCTCATCCTGGCGGTGCTCGCCACGCTGCTGCCGCGCTTCCAGGTCCGGCTCGTCCCGGGCCATCCCGTCACGCCCGTGGCCAGCAACACCTACCGTCCCCGTTTCGGCCTCAAGGCCACCCTCCATCCCGCGCCCGCCGTGGCGCGTAACGACTCTCCGAACCTGAAGGCCGTTTCATCATGA
- a CDS encoding amino acid adenylation domain-containing protein, with translation MSDSDLHKRLASLPPEKRNLLLKQLRARQQSAPQPASALPTLEPQPRGDGPLPMSFAQQRLWFMDQLEPGTALYNIPSALRLRGPLNTTALERAFTELVRRHESLRTTFQSHQEQPTQVVSPPAPFTLTRVDLGARPAAERETEARRLIQEEVLRPFDLSRGPLLRTTLLRLSDTEHVLVLVMHHIISDGWSMSVLVQEMAALYAAFSQGQPSPLPALPVQYADYTLWQRQWLQGEELQRQLSWWKQQFQDMPGLLQLPTDRPRPPAQTFRGASVSFELPRELAAAVNALCQREGVTPYMLLLSAWQVLLHRVSGQEDLTVGSPFAGRRFVETEGLIGFFVNTLVLRARLSPQLSFRELLARTRTSLLEAQTRQDLPFEKLVEELHPERDLSHGPLFQVSFALEQPRPQSLGTQGLTLSPLEIESHVAKADLALLMVQSPEALLGSLEFNTDLFDKSTASRLVGNLRMLLEGICAQPAAPLSELPLLTAPERQWLLAKEGPAPRELPQPTLVHHLFEAQARRAPDAVAVRSGGEALTYGELDARANQLAHHLRGLGVGPDVRVAICLERAPELIVAILATLKAGGAWLPMDPSLPTDRISFMLADAAVPIIITTESVADELPSRGEQLVLMDVDAPLLAGQPRTPPTVELADGHLAYVIYTSGSTGRPKGTLLHHRGLVNTALLTIDAMGLRPGERVLQFFSAAFDASVWEIVPPLLAGAELCLASRDELMPGTPLVTVLREQAITAATLTPSVLAQLEPEGLETLKTVVTAGEACTPELVARWQPGRRFINAYGPTETTICATLTDAVDARRITIGRPFHNVRVAVLDEHLRPVPVGVAGELCIGGAGVARGYLGRPELTAERFVPDAGGAPGGRLYRTGDKARWLADGQLEFLGRIDFQVKVRGYRIEPGEVEAVLLGHPALREAVVVARESASGNTRLVAYVVPREGQSVEASALRTWLKGKLPEYMVPSAFISLEALPISSSGKVDRDALPEPGAEHQPASANHVAPRTPVETALAGMWMELLELERVGAHDNFFELGGHSLLATQVISRIRARFGVELPLRTLFSAPTLEGLAAQVEAALGDASASTQAPAPRRAERTGSIPLSFAQQRLWFLDQLEPGTSHYNVPAGLRLEGALDTRALQLAFDELLRRHESLRTTFRAEQGEPVQVIAPPVSLPLEVVDLREVPATELEAETRHLVAQEARRPFNLSTGPLLRATLLRLGEQRHVLLLTLHHIISDGWSMGVLVREMGALYEAFRQGRPSPLPELGLQYADYAIWQRQWLSGEVLESRLGWWRQRLEGAPTVVDLPTDRPRPAVRTYRGATHLTLLPRSLADALEALSKREGATLFMTLMAAFQALLHRYSGQTDILVGTDVANRDHAETESLIGFFVNQLVMRLRLGDNPSFRQLLAQTRQVSLDAFAHQDVPFEDLVRALNPERSMAHAPLFQVKLVLQNQNTSRAVVELPGLRLESDAVDPATAKLDLTVLVSPATEGLYCAWMYSMDLFDAPTMERMALHFQRVLEAVVATGGEQRLSALPLLSEAERHRLLVDWNEPAAPAPSRCFHELFAEQAARVPDAVAVVASDGQLTYGELDRKANQLAHYLQALGVMPETRVGLFVERSVHALVGLLGILKAGGAYVALDPSQTHAQERMRHVLSNAKAQLIVTQESLMDELPAQGGFLVSLDAEDGLLEAQPEEAPTSRVGSGNLAYVLYTSGSTGQPKGVCIEHRHLTCYVEGVTRRLELAPGSSFGSVSTLAADLGHTAIFPTLASGGALHLVEQETAADPGRMRDYGARHAVDGLKIVPTHLGALLSAPGAEKLLPRQRLVLGGDMSDWALVEQVHALSPTCEVFNHYGPTETTVGVLCGRVERGVRAPGALSVPLGRPLGRVRVYVLDAYGQPVPVGVPGELYIGGASVARGYLGRADLTAERFVPDAFSPEPGARVYRSGDKVRWLQDGRIEFLGRMDHQLKIRGYRVELGEVEAALGAHPSVRECVVVAREEQPGDKRLVAYVVAREGQSLEEEVLTGFLEKRLPEYMVPSVFVMLEALPLTSNGKVDRKALPAPVRAREDADHVAPRTATELRLAAIWEELLKVPRVGARDDFFELGGHSLMATQVVARVHGTFGVELAVIDLFEAPTLEGLAARIDAGAPSQSALVPLRRGGSRTPFFCVHPVGGGVLCYLELSRRLPPEQPFYGLQVPVGQEPHGTLEAMAGHYVDAIQEVQPHGPYLLGGWSLGGRVAYEMARQLQERGEKVALLVIIDARSREDGPPLEEAEARAREVFQFAEHLSRQAGLNPEAAELLGQVDAGELKALLEDAPGADAGLPPKALAELRELWRVFSRNLRATQAYLPGNYPGRAVLLRAAEGPREGLEEDLGWGALTSGVEVHEVPGDHFSLIAPPHVERLAERLRELLERAAGPGSSLSTAA, from the coding sequence ATGAGCGACAGCGACCTCCACAAGCGTCTGGCCAGTCTCCCTCCCGAGAAGCGCAACCTGCTCCTCAAGCAGCTCCGCGCCAGACAGCAGAGCGCCCCGCAGCCCGCGTCCGCGCTGCCGACCCTCGAGCCCCAGCCTCGCGGGGATGGCCCGCTGCCGATGTCCTTCGCCCAGCAGCGCCTGTGGTTCATGGACCAGCTCGAGCCCGGCACCGCGCTCTACAACATCCCCTCGGCCCTGCGCCTGCGGGGCCCGCTGAACACCACGGCCCTGGAGCGCGCCTTCACCGAGCTGGTGCGCCGCCACGAGTCCCTGCGCACCACCTTCCAGTCCCACCAGGAACAGCCCACCCAGGTCGTCTCGCCGCCCGCGCCCTTCACGCTGACCCGCGTGGACCTGGGCGCGAGGCCCGCCGCGGAGCGCGAGACCGAAGCCCGCCGGCTCATCCAGGAAGAGGTGCTCCGGCCCTTCGACCTCTCCCGGGGCCCGCTGCTGCGCACCACGCTGCTGCGCCTCTCCGACACCGAGCACGTGCTCGTGCTCGTCATGCACCACATCATCTCCGACGGCTGGTCCATGAGCGTGCTGGTCCAGGAGATGGCCGCGCTCTACGCCGCCTTCTCCCAGGGCCAGCCCTCTCCCCTGCCCGCGCTGCCCGTGCAGTACGCGGACTACACCCTCTGGCAGCGCCAGTGGCTGCAGGGCGAGGAGCTGCAGCGGCAGCTGTCCTGGTGGAAGCAGCAGTTCCAGGACATGCCGGGCCTGCTGCAGCTGCCCACCGACCGCCCCCGTCCTCCGGCGCAGACGTTCCGCGGTGCCTCCGTCTCCTTCGAGCTGCCCCGGGAGCTGGCCGCAGCGGTGAATGCGCTGTGCCAGCGAGAGGGCGTCACCCCCTACATGCTCCTGCTGTCCGCCTGGCAGGTGCTGCTGCACCGCGTCTCCGGTCAGGAAGATTTGACGGTCGGCTCGCCCTTCGCAGGCCGCCGCTTCGTCGAGACGGAGGGCCTCATCGGCTTCTTCGTCAACACCCTGGTGCTGCGCGCGCGCCTCTCCCCCCAGCTCTCCTTCCGCGAGCTGCTGGCCCGCACGCGCACCAGCCTCCTGGAGGCCCAGACGCGCCAGGATTTGCCCTTCGAGAAGCTGGTGGAGGAGCTCCACCCGGAGCGCGACCTCAGCCACGGCCCGCTCTTCCAGGTGTCGTTCGCGCTGGAGCAGCCCCGGCCCCAATCCCTGGGCACCCAGGGCCTGACGCTGAGCCCGCTGGAGATTGAGAGCCACGTGGCGAAGGCGGACCTGGCCCTGCTGATGGTGCAGAGCCCGGAGGCGCTGCTCGGCAGCCTGGAGTTCAACACCGACCTGTTCGACAAGAGCACCGCGTCGCGGCTGGTGGGCAACCTGCGCATGCTGCTGGAGGGCATCTGCGCCCAGCCCGCGGCCCCCCTGTCCGAGCTGCCGCTGCTCACCGCGCCCGAGCGCCAGTGGCTGCTCGCGAAGGAAGGCCCGGCCCCGCGCGAGCTGCCCCAGCCCACCCTGGTGCACCACCTCTTCGAGGCCCAGGCGCGCCGCGCGCCCGACGCCGTGGCGGTGCGCTCCGGCGGTGAAGCGCTCACCTACGGCGAGCTCGACGCTCGCGCCAACCAACTCGCCCACCACCTGCGCGGGCTCGGCGTCGGCCCCGACGTGCGCGTGGCCATCTGCCTGGAGCGCGCGCCCGAGCTCATCGTGGCCATCCTCGCCACCCTCAAGGCCGGCGGCGCGTGGCTGCCCATGGACCCCAGCCTTCCCACCGACCGCATCAGCTTCATGCTGGCCGACGCGGCCGTGCCCATCATCATCACCACGGAGTCCGTGGCGGACGAGCTGCCGTCCCGAGGTGAGCAGCTGGTGTTGATGGACGTGGACGCGCCCCTGCTCGCGGGGCAGCCCCGGACGCCGCCCACCGTGGAGCTGGCGGACGGCCACCTCGCCTACGTCATCTATACGTCTGGCAGCACCGGCCGGCCCAAGGGCACGCTGCTGCACCACCGCGGGCTGGTGAACACGGCGCTGCTGACCATCGACGCCATGGGCCTGCGCCCCGGCGAGCGCGTCCTCCAGTTCTTCTCCGCCGCCTTCGACGCCTCGGTGTGGGAAATCGTCCCGCCCCTGCTCGCCGGAGCCGAGCTGTGCCTGGCCTCCCGCGACGAGCTGATGCCGGGCACGCCGCTGGTGACGGTGCTGCGCGAGCAGGCCATCACCGCCGCCACCCTCACGCCCTCGGTGCTGGCCCAGCTGGAGCCCGAGGGCTTGGAGACGCTGAAGACGGTGGTGACCGCGGGCGAGGCCTGCACGCCGGAGCTGGTGGCGCGCTGGCAGCCGGGACGGCGGTTCATCAACGCCTACGGCCCCACGGAGACCACCATCTGCGCCACGCTGACGGACGCGGTGGACGCGCGACGCATCACCATTGGCCGGCCCTTCCACAACGTGCGGGTGGCCGTGCTGGACGAGCACCTGCGGCCGGTACCGGTGGGCGTGGCGGGCGAGCTGTGCATCGGCGGGGCGGGCGTGGCCCGCGGCTACCTGGGCCGTCCCGAGCTCACCGCCGAGCGCTTCGTGCCGGACGCCGGTGGCGCACCGGGAGGCCGCCTCTACCGCACCGGTGACAAGGCACGCTGGCTCGCCGACGGCCAGCTCGAGTTCCTGGGCCGCATCGACTTCCAGGTGAAGGTGCGCGGCTACCGCATCGAGCCGGGCGAGGTGGAGGCGGTGCTGCTGGGGCACCCGGCGCTGCGCGAGGCGGTGGTGGTGGCACGCGAGAGCGCGTCCGGCAACACGCGGCTCGTGGCCTACGTGGTGCCGCGCGAGGGCCAGTCCGTCGAGGCCTCCGCGCTGCGCACCTGGCTCAAGGGCAAGCTGCCCGAGTACATGGTGCCCTCGGCGTTCATCTCGCTGGAGGCCCTGCCCATCTCCTCCAGTGGCAAGGTGGACCGCGATGCCCTGCCGGAGCCCGGCGCGGAGCACCAGCCCGCGAGCGCGAACCACGTGGCGCCCCGCACGCCCGTGGAGACGGCGCTGGCCGGCATGTGGATGGAGCTGCTGGAGCTGGAACGGGTGGGCGCGCACGACAACTTCTTCGAGCTGGGCGGCCACTCGCTGCTGGCCACCCAGGTCATCTCCCGCATCCGCGCCCGCTTCGGCGTGGAGCTGCCCCTGCGCACCCTCTTCTCGGCGCCCACGCTGGAGGGGCTCGCCGCCCAGGTCGAGGCCGCGCTCGGCGACGCTTCCGCGTCCACGCAGGCACCGGCCCCGCGGCGCGCGGAGCGCACGGGGTCCATTCCCCTGTCCTTCGCCCAGCAGCGCCTGTGGTTCCTGGACCAGCTCGAGCCAGGGACTTCGCACTACAACGTCCCCGCGGGCCTGCGCCTGGAGGGAGCGCTGGACACCCGGGCCCTGCAGCTCGCCTTCGACGAGCTGCTGCGCCGCCACGAGTCGCTGCGCACCACCTTCCGCGCCGAGCAGGGCGAGCCCGTCCAGGTCATCGCCCCGCCCGTCTCCCTGCCGCTGGAGGTGGTGGACCTGAGGGAGGTGCCCGCGACGGAGCTGGAGGCCGAGACGCGGCACCTCGTCGCGCAGGAGGCGCGGCGGCCCTTCAACCTGTCCACCGGCCCGCTGCTGCGCGCCACCCTGCTGCGGCTCGGTGAGCAGCGGCACGTGCTGCTGCTCACGCTGCACCACATCATCTCGGACGGCTGGTCCATGGGCGTGCTGGTGCGGGAGATGGGAGCGCTCTACGAGGCGTTCCGCCAGGGCCGGCCCTCGCCCCTGCCGGAGCTCGGCCTGCAGTACGCGGACTACGCCATCTGGCAGCGCCAGTGGCTGAGCGGCGAGGTGCTGGAGTCGCGGCTCGGATGGTGGCGCCAGCGGCTCGAGGGTGCCCCCACGGTGGTGGACCTGCCCACGGACAGGCCCCGGCCGGCGGTGCGCACCTACCGCGGCGCCACCCACCTGACCCTGCTGCCCCGCTCCCTGGCGGACGCGCTGGAGGCCCTCTCGAAGCGCGAGGGCGCCACGCTCTTCATGACGCTCATGGCCGCCTTCCAGGCCCTGCTGCACCGCTACAGCGGCCAGACGGACATCCTGGTGGGCACGGACGTGGCCAACCGCGACCACGCGGAGACGGAGTCCCTCATCGGCTTCTTCGTCAACCAGCTCGTCATGCGCCTGCGCCTGGGGGACAACCCGTCCTTCCGCCAGCTCCTGGCGCAGACGCGGCAGGTGTCGCTGGACGCCTTCGCGCACCAGGACGTGCCCTTCGAGGACCTGGTGCGGGCGCTCAACCCCGAGCGCAGCATGGCCCACGCGCCGCTCTTCCAGGTGAAGCTGGTGCTGCAGAACCAGAACACGTCCCGCGCCGTGGTGGAGCTGCCCGGGCTGCGGCTGGAGTCGGACGCGGTGGACCCGGCCACGGCGAAGCTGGACCTCACCGTGCTGGTGAGCCCCGCGACCGAGGGCCTGTACTGCGCGTGGATGTACAGCATGGACCTCTTCGACGCTCCGACGATGGAGCGCATGGCGCTGCACTTCCAGCGGGTGCTGGAGGCGGTGGTGGCCACGGGCGGAGAGCAGCGGCTGTCCGCGCTGCCGCTGCTGTCGGAGGCGGAGCGCCACCGGCTGCTGGTGGACTGGAACGAGCCCGCGGCGCCCGCGCCGTCCCGCTGCTTCCATGAGCTGTTCGCCGAGCAGGCGGCGCGCGTGCCGGACGCGGTGGCGGTGGTGGCCTCGGACGGGCAGCTCACCTACGGCGAGCTGGACAGGAAGGCCAACCAGCTCGCGCACTACCTGCAGGCGCTGGGGGTGATGCCCGAGACGCGGGTGGGCCTGTTCGTCGAGCGCTCGGTGCACGCGCTGGTGGGCCTGTTGGGCATCCTCAAGGCGGGCGGCGCCTACGTGGCGCTGGACCCGTCCCAGACGCATGCCCAGGAGCGGATGCGGCACGTGCTGAGCAACGCGAAGGCGCAGCTCATCGTCACGCAGGAGTCGCTGATGGACGAGCTCCCCGCGCAGGGCGGCTTCCTCGTCAGCCTGGACGCGGAGGACGGCCTGCTGGAGGCCCAGCCCGAGGAGGCGCCCACCAGCCGCGTGGGGTCGGGCAACCTCGCCTACGTGCTCTACACCTCCGGCAGCACGGGGCAGCCCAAGGGCGTGTGCATCGAGCACCGGCACCTGACCTGCTACGTGGAGGGCGTCACCCGCCGGCTGGAGCTGGCGCCGGGGAGCAGCTTCGGCTCGGTCTCCACGCTGGCGGCGGACCTGGGGCACACCGCCATCTTCCCCACGCTGGCTTCGGGAGGCGCGCTGCACCTGGTGGAGCAGGAGACGGCGGCGGACCCGGGACGGATGAGGGACTACGGCGCGCGGCACGCGGTGGACGGCCTGAAAATCGTCCCCACGCACCTGGGCGCGCTGCTGTCGGCCCCCGGCGCGGAGAAGCTGCTGCCGCGCCAGCGGCTGGTGCTGGGCGGAGACATGTCGGACTGGGCGCTGGTGGAGCAGGTGCACGCGCTGTCGCCCACGTGCGAGGTGTTCAACCACTACGGCCCCACGGAGACGACGGTGGGCGTGCTGTGCGGCCGGGTGGAGCGCGGCGTGCGCGCGCCCGGGGCGCTGTCGGTGCCCCTGGGCCGGCCGCTGGGCCGCGTGCGCGTGTACGTGCTGGACGCGTACGGGCAGCCGGTGCCGGTGGGCGTGCCGGGTGAGCTGTACATCGGCGGGGCCAGCGTGGCCCGCGGGTACCTGGGCCGCGCGGACCTGACGGCGGAGCGCTTCGTTCCGGATGCCTTCAGTCCCGAGCCGGGCGCGAGGGTGTACCGCTCGGGAGACAAGGTGCGCTGGCTGCAGGATGGGCGCATCGAGTTCCTCGGCCGGATGGACCACCAGCTCAAGATTCGCGGCTACCGCGTGGAATTGGGCGAGGTGGAGGCGGCGCTGGGGGCCCACCCCTCGGTGCGCGAGTGCGTGGTGGTGGCGCGCGAGGAGCAGCCGGGAGACAAGCGGCTGGTGGCGTACGTGGTGGCCCGGGAGGGACAGTCGCTGGAGGAGGAGGTGCTGACCGGCTTCCTCGAAAAGCGGCTGCCGGAATACATGGTGCCCTCCGTCTTCGTGATGCTGGAGGCGCTGCCGCTCACGTCCAACGGCAAGGTGGACCGCAAGGCGCTGCCCGCGCCCGTCCGGGCCCGCGAGGACGCGGACCATGTGGCGCCGCGCACCGCCACCGAGCTGCGGCTGGCCGCCATCTGGGAGGAGCTCTTGAAGGTGCCGCGCGTGGGCGCCCGGGATGACTTCTTCGAGCTGGGAGGCCACTCGCTGATGGCCACGCAGGTGGTGGCGCGCGTGCACGGGACGTTCGGCGTGGAGCTGGCCGTCATCGACCTCTTCGAGGCGCCCACCCTGGAGGGGCTGGCGGCACGCATCGACGCGGGCGCGCCCTCACAGTCCGCCCTGGTGCCGCTGCGGCGCGGGGGCAGCCGGACGCCGTTCTTCTGCGTGCACCCGGTGGGCGGCGGCGTGCTGTGCTACCTGGAGCTGTCGCGGCGGCTGCCTCCGGAGCAGCCCTTCTACGGCCTGCAGGTCCCCGTGGGTCAGGAGCCGCACGGCACGCTGGAGGCGATGGCCGGGCACTACGTGGACGCCATCCAGGAGGTCCAACCCCACGGGCCGTACCTGCTGGGCGGCTGGTCCCTGGGCGGACGCGTGGCCTACGAGATGGCCCGGCAGCTCCAGGAGCGCGGAGAGAAGGTCGCGCTGCTGGTCATCATCGACGCCCGGAGCCGCGAGGACGGACCGCCGCTGGAGGAGGCGGAGGCCCGCGCCCGGGAGGTGTTCCAGTTCGCGGAGCACCTCTCGCGCCAGGCGGGGCTGAACCCCGAGGCGGCCGAGCTCCTGGGGCAGGTGGACGCCGGGGAGCTGAAGGCCCTGCTGGAGGACGCGCCGGGAGCGGACGCGGGCCTGCCGCCGAAGGCCCTCGCCGAGCTGCGCGAGCTGTGGCGGGTCTTCTCCCGCAACCTCCGCGCCACGCAGGCGTACCTTCCCGGGAACTACCCGGGCCGCGCCGTCCTGCTGCGCGCGGCGGAGGGGCCTCGGGAGGGCCTGGAGGAGGACCTGGGCTGGGGCGCGCTGACCTCCGGAGTGGAGGTCCACGAGGTGCCTGGAGACCACTTCAGCCTCATCGCCCCACCGCATGTGGAGCGGTTGGCGGAGCGGCTGAGGGAATTGCTGGAGCGCGCGGCGGGCCCCGGCTCATCGCTGTCCACCGCGGCCTGA